The nucleotide window AATGGTGTGCTGAGGTCCCCCTGGAACTGATCGTCTCAGTCTGGAGCTGGAGCAACCCAAGGCCCGAGCCGACATGGCCAATCCTgtgcagcctcagtttcccccagcCCGGGAGCCAGGCACTGCCTCGCCCACAGACCTGCCGGAGATGGAGAAGCTCCTCACTAAGGTGGAAGGCAAGCACGACAAGCCACTGAAGCTGTCCAAGTCCCTCTCGGGGGCCTTGGACCTGGAGCAGAATGGCCATGGCCTGCCCTTCAAGGTGGTGTCCGAGGGGCACCAGGAAGCCACACTCCCCTGGTCAACCTCTCGAGCCAGCTCTAGGCGGGCATCCTCCGTTGTCACTGCCTCCTCTGCCCAGGACCAAGAAGTCCCAAGAGATTACCTCATCCTTGCCATCACCTCCTGCTTCTGCCCCGTCTGGCCCCTCAACCTCATCCCCCTCATCTTTTCTATCATGGTAAGTGCTGCTGGGTTTCAGGGCAGGGGCAAGGCCAGGGCTCAGCAGGCATGGTCCTCTGGGAGGCACCAGACACTCTGTCTGGGTGCAAAGTAGGGGGGCTGGGGGCTCGGGAGAAGACTCCCCTTCTCACCTGGCCTGCTACCCCCCCCGTTAGAGAGGGGGCCAGGGACAGGAGACCTTCTGTTTGCTGTCCTCCCTCATCTCCGCTGTTCCTGTTCGGCATCACAGATCGACCTTGCACGCATCCCTGCTGGGGAGGGGACCCCAGGGAGCCACCTGGAGCTAAACTCTACACAGCAGAAAGATGGCcaagttggggtgggggcggcTTGCCTTTTGCAGGAGTGTCCTGAGTGAGGCTGTGTATCAGCAGAGGTTGTGGCCAGTGTGGGTTCTCAGGACCCCCAGTTCTCAGAAGGGGAgccagctgcccccaccccccatcccaggTCACCTGGGTATTCTAACAGCCTTTGCCAGCTCTGGTTTCCAAGAGCTGTGGCTTCCCTGCCATGCACTGAGGGCCCTGGGGCCTGGATCCCCCGAGGCTGCTCCTCTGTGGGGCGGTGTTTTTGCTGGGGGCCCTCTGGGCTTCGTGGCTACACTGATTTCAGCATCTGTCTTCAGGGTAGGGGAAAATGTGTGAAAAATGTGAGCGTCAGAGGGCATGGCTGGCCTTGCCAAGGAGGACTGTGTGGGCTAGTCATTGCTTCTCACATACTTGTCCCGTAAGGTTTTGAGTAAATTGTCATAGGTTGTCCCCAAACCAAGCCATTTGGCTAGAACAACTGACAGAAGATCCATAGAAAATGTCAGTACATGTTGGCAAGTGACTTTTGAGGtcctggaagaggaaggagggagggacgggACGGAGAgaagggggtgagagagagacttgtggaatgaaaaaaaaaaaaaaaaaaagaatgaaagcggGGAGGGTAAAGTACCAGCTCCAGGCTGGTCAGGGCTGGAGACTCTGTGTAGAGACACTGTCTGCTTCCCTCTGGAGCGCCT belongs to Acinonyx jubatus isolate Ajub_Pintada_27869175 chromosome E1, VMU_Ajub_asm_v1.0, whole genome shotgun sequence and includes:
- the TRARG1 gene encoding trafficking regulator of GLUT4 1, which translates into the protein MANPVQPQFPPAREPGTASPTDLPEMEKLLTKVEGKHDKPLKLSKSLSGALDLEQNGHGLPFKVVSEGHQEATLPWSTSRASSRRASSVVTASSAQDQEVPRDYLILAITSCFCPVWPLNLIPLIFSIMSRSSVQQGDLDGARRLGRLARLLSITFIIMGIIIIIVAVTVNFAVQKK